One Actinomycetospora corticicola genomic window, CGACTCGACGATCGTCCCCGTCGGGCCGGCGACGAGCGAGTGGCCCACTCCGCGCGGCGCCTTCCCCGGGTCCAGACCCCGTGCCAGCGGGTCGGCCTGGTCGCAGGCCACCACGAACGTCGTGGAGTCGACCGCCCGGGCGCGCACGAGCAGCTCCCACTGCTCGATCTTGCCCTCGCCCGCACCCCACGAGGCCGGGAGCAGCACGGTCGAGGCGCCCCGGTCGGCGAGGGCGCGGAACAGCTCGGGGAAGCGCACGTCGTAGCAGACCGCGAGGCCGAGGGTCTCGCCGTCGACCTCGACGACGACCGGCGAGGAGCCGGGCGCGACGGTCTTCGACTCGGCGAACCCGAACGCGTCGTAGAGGTGGATCTTGTCGTAGGAGGTGTCGACGCCACGTCCGACCGCGAGCAGCGTGTTGGTCACCCGCCCGTCGTCGGTCGGGGTGAACATGCCGGCCACCACCAGCACCCCGTGCTGCTCGGCGATCGCGCGCACCTCGGTGGCCCAGGGCCCGTCGAGGGGCTCGGCGACCGGCTTGAGCGACACCCCGAAGCGGCACATCGTCGCCTCCGGGAACACCACGACCGTCGCGCCCTGCTGCGCGGCCAGCGCCGTGTGGTCGCGGATGAGCTCCAGATTCGCCTTCGGATCGTCGGTGGCCAGGATCTGAGCGAGGGCGACGCGCATGGGGCCGTGTATACCGGGCGCGTGGATGTGAGGGCATACCTCGGGCGCATCGGCGCGCGCGAGGACGACGACGTCGCGGTGCTCGCCGACCGGCACTACCGGTCGGTGCCGTTCGAGAACCTGTCGATCCACCTCGGCGAGCCGATCGACCTCACGCCGGAGGGCCTCTTCGAGAAGATCGTGCGCCGTCGGCGGGGCGGGT contains:
- a CDS encoding carbon-nitrogen hydrolase family protein: MRVALAQILATDDPKANLELIRDHTALAAQQGATVVVFPEATMCRFGVSLKPVAEPLDGPWATEVRAIAEQHGVLVVAGMFTPTDDGRVTNTLLAVGRGVDTSYDKIHLYDAFGFAESKTVAPGSSPVVVEVDGETLGLAVCYDVRFPELFRALADRGASTVLLPASWGAGEGKIEQWELLVRARAVDSTTFVVACDQADPLARGLDPGKAPRGVGHSLVAGPTGTIVESLADDPGLLVVDVDTASVAKVREVLPVLANRRM